In bacterium, a genomic segment contains:
- a CDS encoding radical SAM protein: MTVGGDAEALQTAGADILLVVPPVAKACEPPAGVARLAAALQGRGLRCRLLDANLEGLLWLLEQPPPARDTWTRRAVRARAGHLVVLRDPETYRAPDRYRRAVSDLGRILAVSSRRSGAVVGLGDYRHDELSPVRSADLIAAAGNPHDNPFHPYFSRRLTELLDGVGVVGFSLSFQSQALCTFAMIGHVRSEHPTARIVLGGGLVTSWMRRPGWRNPFGGLVDDLIAGPGEGPLAALLGSEAAPELHVTPDYTGLPLPDYLSPGPILPYSAADGCWWGRCAFCPERAEGGGYRPIPPDRVLADLRLLAERTGPSLIHLLDNAITPALLRALAGKPPGVPWYGFARIDETLADPGFCRELKRAGCVMLKLGLESGDQGVLDRTGKGIDLGTASRVLASLKQAEIGVYCYLLFGTPAETVLEARRTLEFVVRHRDAIGFLNLAVFTMPHGADDAGEYATAPFSEGDLSLSTDFRHPRGWDRRQVRLFLEGEFKRHPAVAAIIRNDPPQFTSNHAPFLVARSPA, translated from the coding sequence GTGACCGTCGGCGGGGATGCGGAGGCGCTGCAGACCGCTGGAGCGGACATCCTGCTCGTCGTCCCGCCCGTGGCCAAGGCGTGCGAGCCGCCGGCCGGCGTGGCCCGGCTGGCGGCGGCGCTGCAGGGGCGCGGCCTCCGCTGTCGCCTGCTGGACGCCAACCTGGAGGGGCTGCTCTGGCTGCTGGAGCAGCCGCCGCCCGCCCGCGACACCTGGACGCGTCGGGCGGTCAGGGCCCGCGCGGGGCACCTCGTCGTGCTGCGCGACCCGGAAACCTATCGGGCGCCGGACCGCTACCGCCGGGCTGTCAGCGACCTCGGCCGCATCCTCGCCGTCTCTTCACGCCGCAGCGGCGCCGTCGTGGGTCTCGGCGACTATCGCCACGACGAGCTTTCGCCGGTGCGCAGCGCCGACCTGATCGCTGCGGCCGGGAACCCGCACGACAACCCCTTCCACCCCTATTTCAGCCGACGGCTCACCGAACTGCTCGACGGCGTCGGCGTGGTGGGCTTCTCGCTCAGCTTCCAGAGCCAGGCGCTCTGCACCTTTGCGATGATCGGCCACGTCAGGAGCGAGCACCCGACGGCGAGGATCGTCCTCGGCGGAGGGCTGGTGACCTCCTGGATGCGTCGGCCCGGTTGGCGCAACCCCTTCGGCGGCCTGGTGGACGACCTGATCGCGGGGCCGGGGGAGGGTCCCCTGGCGGCCCTGCTCGGCAGTGAGGCGGCACCGGAGCTTCACGTCACTCCCGACTACACCGGCCTGCCGCTGCCGGACTATCTCTCCCCCGGGCCGATCCTCCCCTACAGCGCAGCCGACGGCTGCTGGTGGGGCCGCTGCGCCTTCTGCCCGGAGCGCGCGGAGGGCGGCGGCTATCGGCCGATTCCCCCCGACCGGGTCCTGGCCGACCTGCGGCTGCTGGCCGAGCGCACGGGACCGTCCCTGATTCATCTTCTGGACAACGCCATCACCCCGGCGCTGCTGCGCGCGCTGGCCGGGAAGCCGCCCGGCGTGCCCTGGTACGGCTTTGCGCGGATCGACGAGACGCTGGCCGATCCCGGGTTCTGCCGGGAGCTGAAACGCGCCGGGTGCGTGATGCTCAAGCTGGGGCTGGAATCAGGCGATCAGGGGGTCCTGGACCGGACGGGGAAGGGGATAGATCTCGGCACGGCCTCCCGGGTGCTCGCCAGCCTCAAGCAGGCGGAGATCGGCGTCTACTGCTATCTGCTGTTCGGGACCCCCGCGGAGACGGTGCTCGAGGCCAGGCGGACGCTGGAGTTCGTCGTCCGGCACCGCGATGCAATCGGCTTCCTCAATCTGGCAGTCTTCACGATGCCGCACGGCGCGGACGACGCAGGCGAATACGCGACGGCGCCGTTCTCCGAGGGAGACCTCTCGCTCTCGACCGACTTCCGGCACCCCCGCGGCTGGGACCGCAGGCAGGTGCGGCTGTTCCTGGAGGGCGAATTCAAGCGCCACCCGGCGGTGGCGGCGATCATCAGGAACGATCCGCCGCAGTTCACTTCAAACCACGCCCCGTTCCTGGTGGCACGAAGTCCTGCTTGA